Sequence from the Pecten maximus chromosome 8, xPecMax1.1, whole genome shotgun sequence genome:
CTTCTAATGGTAGATATCTAAAACGTCGTATGCATGAGTTAGGGCGTGAATCTGCTGGTCAGTGTTGTGCAATGGTCAGTCTTAGGGACATTAGCCGTCAAGGTCAGTGTCACTTACTTGGATGTAGAGCATACGATTTACAGCGACAAATTAtgctttaaaaaataaaaacaaacattgagagagaaaaaacgcattgttttgatttttgtatttgtcCGTGGTTACAACCCACGATCCTGGCTCAGTAacgtacatgtaattaacattACAAATCGCCCCGTGTCTGGCCATCTGGAATATCATGATCAAAGTCTTTTTTTTGTCTCGTCCCAGGATCGTTCGCATATGTGCTTCTCTTTGTAACTTCATATGCACGAAAACCAAGATGAGGTCAACATTTTGGAAACCAAGGTCTGGGTCAACATATGTATGCGCGAAAACCAAGGTGAGGTCAACATTTTGGAAACCAAGGTCAGGGTCACCATTTGTATGCCTGAAAACCTAGGTCAGGGTCAACATTTATATGCGTGAAAACCTAGGTAAGGGTCAACATTTGTATGCGTGAAAACCTAGGTCAGGGTCAATATTTGTAAGCGTGAAAACCTAGGTAAGGGTCAATATTTGTATGCGTGAAAACCTAGGTCAGGGTCAACATTTGTATGCGTGAAAACCTAGGTCAGGGTCAACATTTGTATGCGTGAAAACCTAGGTCAGGGTCAACATTTGTATGCGTGAAAACCTAGGTCAGGGTCAACATTTGTATGCCTGAAAACCTAGGTCAGGGTCACGTTTGCCAGCATCCAAACCTTATCAATATTGATCATATTCCAGTATTTATGGACATTTTTAGCACTCATTGCCCAGAGCTTATGCAACGGTGCAGCATCCGTCGTCTGTCAACATTGTCTTTAAATacctactagtcctgaacgcttgaatggattttgatgacatttggtctggagcattattgggcaaaggagataaaacattgtataaacgGAAGGTGTGCCTACCCTGGGGCGGGAGGGGCGGGGCgtaataggggaaattgaggtaaatcattaaaatcgctactagtcctgaacgtTTGAATggaattttatgaaatttctAATGTGGTAAAAAACGGTGGTTTAGGCTCCCCTGGGGCCGGAGGGATGGGATCCAATacgggaaattgaggtaaatcctttaaatacCTACTAGTCTTGAACGCCAgattggattttgatgaaatttggtctgaagcataaCTTGGTAAAGATAATCTGATGTTGTATAAGTGGAGGATGTGGCCCTATTGGAATGAGACAAAGAtggccaaataggggaatatagcagCGAGGAAAAAATAGAAATCGTTGTTTTTTCGTGAATAACAGGATTTGGTCCACCTGTAGTTTAAACCATTGTTGGCAAAGGCAGTTTACAAGTAGGAAAATACCTGGTAtaactgaaatatccaggtaaGTGATGCAAGTGATAATTTATAAGATCACGAATTGGTCTTGTTTCGACAAAGATATATGCTAGAAACACGTGGTGTAGATTCATGCAAGATCAAGGTCAGTGGATTATAAAGGTCAAATATTTAACGTGACGTTAGTCATGTCCCAAGTGCTCTATACTATGATACAGGTTAGACGTCGTAGTCCCTATGATACAGGTTAGACGTCGTAGTCCCCTATGATACAGGTTAGACGTCGAAGTCCCCTATGATACAGGTTAGACGTCGTAGTCCCTATGATACAGGTTAGACGTCGTAGTCCCCTATGATACAGGTTAGACGTCGTAGTCCCCCTATGATACAGGTTAGACGTCGTAGTCCCTATGATACAGGTTAGACGTCGTAGTCCCCTATGATACAGGTTAGACGTCGTAGTCCCCTATGATACAGGTTAGACGTCGTAGTCCCCTATGATACAGGTTAGACGTCGTAGTCCCCCTATGATACAGGTTAGACGTCGTAGTCCCCCTATGATACAGGTTAGACGTCGTAGTCCCCCTATGATACAGGTTAGACGTCGTAGTCCCCTGTGATACAGGTTAGACGTCGTAGTCCCCTATGATACAGGTTAGACGTCGTAGTCCCCTATGATACAGGTTAGACGTCGTAGTCCCCTATGATACAGGTTAGACGTCGTAGTCCCCTATGATACAGGTTAGACGTCGTAGTCCCTATGATACAGGTTAGACGTCGTAGTCCCCTATGATACAGGTCAGACGTCGTAGTCCCCTATGATACAGGTCAGACGTCGTAGTCCCTATGATACAGGTTAGACGTCGTAGTCCCTATGATACAGGTTAGACGTCGTAGTCCCCTATGATACAGGTTAGACGTCGTAGTCCCCTATGATACAGGTTAGACGTCGTAGTCCCCTATGATACAGGTTAGACGTCGTAGTCCCCTATGATACAGGTTAGACGTCGTAGTCCCCTATGATACAGGTTAGACGTCGTAGTCCCCTATGATACAGGTTAGACGTCGTAGTCCCCTATGATACAGGTTAGACGTCATAGTCTATAACACCAATATTTGTATTCGCTTTcaagtatatcattatacatgtagagGTATCTTTATTGATCCCGTAATTATTCCATGTAAGTTTAACTTTCTTTAGATGTTACTGAGCAAATTAAGTAGCTTCTCCCGGTGTATCCAATAGTGACATGTACATGATAGCAGTGTTGCCTTGAAATCTCATCTTAAGTTTTTCATTGGAATTTCTATAGTGAGACTTCCGGGTCTATGTAACAGTAGCAGTGAGCACTATCGCTAGGAATTTCTTACCACTACTAATGTTTATGGTTCGGTTCCGAGAGAAACATTGAGACAATTAGTTCAAAATCTGACTGGGGTTCGGAGGCAAGAAGATAACACAGTCATTCATCGAGGAGGGGCCAGGGAGGGAATTTATGGGGTCGACTGGAGACCAGGAGAGGGAACCTATGGGGTCGGCTGGGGACCAGGAGAGGGAACCTATGGGGTCGGCTGGGGACCAGGAGAGGGAACCTATAGGGTCGGCTGGGGACCAGGAGAGGGAACCTATGGGGTCGGTTGGGGACCAGGAGAGGGAACCTATGGGGTCGGCTGGGGACCAGGAGAGGGAACCTATGGGGTCGGCTGGGGACCAGGAGAGGGAACCTATAGGGTCGGCTGGGGACCAGGAGAGGGAACCTATGGGGTCGGCTGGGGACCAGGAGAGGGAACCTATGGGGTCGGCTGGGGACCAGGAGAGGGAACCTATGGGGTCGGCTGGGGACCAGGAGAGGGAACCTATAGGGTCGGCTGGGGACCAGGAGAGGGAACCTATGGGGTCGGTTGGGGACCAGGAGAGGGAACCTATGGGGTCGGCTGGGGACCAGGAGAGGGAACCTATAGGGTCGGCTGGGGACCAGGAGAGGGAACCTATGGGGTCGGCTGGGGACCAGGAGAGGGAACCTATGGGGTCGGCTGGGGACCAGGAGAGGGAACCTATGGGGTCGGCTGGGGACCAGGAGAGGGAACCTATGGGGTCGGCTGGGGACCAGGAGAGGGAACCTATGGGGTCGGCTGGGGACCAGGAGAGGGAACCTATGGGGTAGGCTGGGGACCAGGAAAGGGAACCTATGGGGTCGGCTGGGGACCAGGAGAGGGAACCTATGGGGTCGGTTGGGGACCAGGAGAGGGAACCTATGGGGTCGACTGGGGACCAGGAGAGGGAACCTATGGGGTCGGTCGGGGACCAGGAGAGGGAACCTATGGGGTCGGCTGGGGACAAGGAGAGGGAACCTATGGGGTAGGCTGGGGACCAGGAGAGGGCCGGTATAGCGTCTGGTTATATCGTAGGAAGAGAGGAGATAACACCTGTTGGGAGAGTCGTAGAAAATTTTTTTTGTAGCTTCATTTTGTAGGTAGTAGACTCAATAGGTTCATGGGATTCAGAAGTTTAACGACAGATCGATGGGATGGGAGAAGGAGTGGGAgatgaaattaaaatgtatgtgtGGAAGAGGGAGATGATGGGGGAGTAGTGGCCTTCCATTTTGTGGAAATCTATTTTTGTGAGGAAGATTTTATGGAGGGGGCAGTGAGAGGAGGAGTACTGGGAATGTAAGGGGAGGGGAAGTGGAGGGGGGGGTAGGAATGGGAGGGGTTTAGGAGTAGTGCGGGTAACGTAAGGGGCAGTGGGAGAAGTCCTGGGAATGTAAGGGGGGGGGGAgtaagtggggggggggggggggggggggtagtggTGGGAAGGGTAGTGGTGGGAAGGGTTTAGGGTTAGTGTGGGTAGGTGTAGTAGTGGGAGGGGTTTGGGGTTAGTGTCGGTAGGTGTAGTGGTGGAAGGGGGTGGGGTTAGTGTCGGTAGGTGTAGTAGTGGGAGGGGTTTGGGGTTAGTGTGGGTAGGTGTAGTGGTGGGAGGGGTTGGGGTTAGTGTGGGTAGGTGTAGTAGTGGGAGGGGTTTGGGGTTAGTGTCGGTAGGTGTAGTGGTGGGAGGGGTTTGGGGTTAGTGTCGGTAGGTGTAGTGGTGGAAGGGGTTGGGGTTAGTGTCGGTAGGTGTAGTAGTGGGAGGGGTTTGGGGTTAGTGTCGGTAATTGTAGTAGTGGGAGGGGTTTGGGGTTAGTGTCGGTAGGTGTAGTGGTGGAAGGGGTTTGGGGTTAGTGTCGGTAGGTGTAGTAGTGGGAGGGGTTTGGGGTTAGTGTGGGTAGGTGTAGTGGTGGGAAGGGTTTAGGGTTAGTGGGTACGGGTGTTAGTGGGAGGGGGTTTGGGGTTAGTGTGGGTAGGTGTAGTAGTGGGAGGGGTTTGGGGTTAGTGGGTACGGGTGTTAGTGGGAGGGGGGTTTGGGGTTAGtgtggtaggtgtagtagtggGAGGGGTTTGGGGTTAGTGTGGGTAGGTGTAGTGGTGGGAAGGGTTTAGGGTTAGTGTGGGGTAGGTGTAGTAGTGGGAGGGGTTTGGGGTTAGTGTGGGTAGGTGTAGTGGTGGGAGGGGTTTGGGGTTAGTGTCGGTAGGTGTAGTGGTGGGAGGGGTTTGGGGTTAGTGTGGGTAGGTGTAGTAGTGGGAGGGTTTGGGGTTTAGTGTCGGTAGGTGTAGTAGTGGGAGGGGGTTTGGGGTTAGTGTGGGTAGGTGTAGTAGTGGGAGGGGTTTGGGGTTAGTGGGTACGGGTGTTAGTGGGAGGGGGTTTGGGGTTAGTGTGGGTAGGTGTAGTGGTGGGAGGGGTTTGGGGTTAGTGTCGGTAGGTGTAGTGGTGGGAGGGGTTTGGGGTTAGTGTGGGTAGGTGTAGTAGTGGGAGGGGTTTGGGGTTAGTGTGGGTAGGTGTAGTGGTGGGAAGGGTTTAGGGTTAGTGGGTACGGGTGTTGGGAGGGGTTTGGGGTTAGTGTCGGTAGGTGTAGTAGTGGGAGGGGTTTGGGGTTAGTGTCGGTAGGTGTAGTAGTGGGAGGGGTTTGGGGTTAGTGTGGGTAGGTGTAGTGGTGGGAAGGGTTTAGTGTTAGTGGGTACGGGTGTTAGTGGGAGGGGTTGGGGTTAGTGTAGGTAGGTGTAGTGGTGGGAGGGGTTTGGGGTTAGTGTAGGTAGGTGTAGTAGTGGGAGGGGTTTGGCGTTAGTCGGGTAGGGGTGTTAGTAGGAGGGAGTTGGTGTTAGTGTGGGTAGGGTTGgtagtgggggggggggggggggggtagtggGAGGGGATAGGGGTGGTAGTGGGAGGGGTAAGCGAGTGGTAGATATTATGGGAGGGGGTAGTGTCAGGAGTGAGAGGGTTAACACGGGCCAGATGTGCTGTGATAACAGGGATCTCCACACTAACACGATATGTGCATTAGAACTCGTGTTATCTCTGTGTGGCCAGTTACACATTACTCACGCTCTAGTGAAGCAGATAACACCAGTAAGTATTTACCTTCTCCCTACTCCGGCTGTTCAGGTCCTACTTAACCCCATCGTAGACTCCTGTCCTACTTATCCCTATCCTAGACTCAGGTCCTACTTATCCCCTTCCTAGACTCCTGTCCTACTTATCCCCATCCTAGACTCAGGTCCTACTTATCCCCTTCCTAGACTCCTGTCCTACTTATCCCCATCCTAGACTCCTGTCCTACTTATCCCCATCCTAGACTCCTGTCCTACTTATCCCCATCCTAGACTCAGGTCCTACTTATCCCCATCCTAGACTCAGGTCCTACTTATCCCCTTCCTAGACTCCTGTCCTACTTATCCCCATCCTAGACTCCTGTCCTACTTATCCCCTTCCTAGACTCCTGTCCTACTCATCCCCATCCTAGACTCAGGTCCTACTTATCCCCATCCTAGACTCAGGTCCTACTTATCCCCATCCTAGACTCCGGTCCTACTTATCCCCTTCCTAGACTCCTGTCCTACTTATCCCCATCCTAGACTCCTGTCCTACTTATCCCCATCCTAGACTCCTGTCCTACTTATCCCCATCCTAAACTCCTGTCCTACTTATCCCCATCCTAGACTCCTGTCCTACTTATCCCCATCCTAGACTCCTGTCCTACTTATCCCCTTCCTAGACTCCTGTCCTACTTATCCCCATCCTAGACTCCTGTCCTACTTATCCCCATCCTAGACTCCTGTCCTACTTATCCCCATCCTAGACTCAGGTCCTACTTATCCCCATCCTAGACTCAGGTCCTACTTATCCCCATCTTAGACTCAGGTCCTACTTATCCCGATCCTAGTCTCAGGTCCTACTTATCCCCTTCCTAGACTCCTGTCCTACTTATCCCCATCCTAGACTCCTGTCCTACTTATCCCCATCCTAGACTCCTGTCCTACTTATCCCCATCCTAGACTCCTGTCCTACTTATCCCCATCCTAGACTCAGGTCCTACTTATCCCCATCCTAGACTCCTGTCCTACTTATCCCCATCCTAGACTCAGGTCCTACTTATCCCCATCCTAGACTCCTGTCCTACTTATCCCCATCCTAGACTCAGGTCCTACTTATCCCCATCCTAGACTCCTGTCCTACTTATCCCCATCCTAGACTCCTGTCCTACTTATCCCCATCCTAGACTCCTGTCCTACTTATCCCCATCATAGACTCCTGTCCTACTTATCCCCATCCTAGACTCAGGTCCTACTTATCCCCTTCCTAGACTCCTGTCCTACTTATCCCCATCCTAGACTCCTGTCCTACTTATCCCCATCCTAGACTCCTGTCCTACTTATCCCCATCCTAGACTCCTGTCCTACTTATCCCCATCCTAGACTCCTGTCCTACTTATCCCCATCCTAGACTCCTGTCCTACTTATCCCCATCCTAGACTCCTGTCCTACTTATCCCCATCCTAGACTCAGGTCCTACTTATCCCCATCCTAGACTCCTGTCCTACTTATCCCCATCCTAGACTCCTGTCCTACTTATCCCCATCCTAGACTCCTGTCCTACTTACCAGTACTAGGTGATACCGGCTCAGCTTTTCATTATCGTACTCTACTTTTTACTATTCTTTTGAATTTGATTTCAGTTCGCTTCGGTTcggttcaattcaattcaatttttcaTTGTGCACTTCCAATCAAGTAATTTGAatacaggtatgatataatAGTACTTTTTACAATCACATAATTCCACTAATTTATGAAGAGTTCAGTATGAATATTTTTTCATACAGACTTTTTGAAAGATGTCaacttttatatatttgtatggttttCAAGCTGCTTATCCAATTAGAATATATAACGattcaacaataaacaaacatataacgattcaacaataaacaaacatataacgattcaacaataaacaaacatataacgattcaacaatatacaaatatataacgattcaacaataaacaaacatataacgattcaacaataaacaaacatataacgattcaacaatatacaaacatataacgattcaacaatatacaaatatataacgattcaacaatatacaaatatataaaggtttaaCAATGTCAAAACACATAACGGCCCAAGAATATCCAAATAATCAACGGCtcaaacagaaacaaatatatGACGAATTCCTCCGATACTCTCCACATCATTTACTGTGTGTAATACCCGATACTCCCCTGTCTGTTACTATGTGTAATACCCGATACTCCCCCGTCTGTTACTGTGTGTAATACCCGATACTCCCCTGTCTGTTACTGTGTGTAATACCCGATACTCCCCTGTCTGTTACTGTGTGTAATACCCGATACTCCCCTGTCTGTTACTGTGTGTAATACCCGATACTCCCCTGTCTGTTACTGTGTGTAATACCCGATACTCCCCCGTCTGTTACTGTGTGTAATACCCGATACTCCCCTGTCTGTTACTGTGTGTAATACACGATACTCCCCTGTCTGTTACTGTGTGTAATACCCGGTACTCCCCTGTCTGTTACTGTGTGTAATACCCGATACTCCCCTGTCTCTTACTGTGTGTAATACCCGATACTCCCCCGTCTGTTACTATGTGTAATACCCGATACTCCCCTGTCTGTTACTGTGTGTAATACCCGATACTCCCCCGTCTGTTACTATGTGTAATACCCGGTACTCCCCTGTCTGTTACTGTGTGTAATACCCGATACTCTCCTGTCTCTTACTGTGTGTAATACCCGATACTCCCCCGTCTGTTACTATGTGTAATAACCGATACTCCCCCGTCTGTTACTATGTGTAATAACCGATACTCCCCTGTCTCTTACTGTGTGTAATACCCGATACTCCCCTGTCTGTTACTGTGTGTAATACCCGATACTCCCCCGTCTGTTACTATGTGTAATACCCGATACTCCCCTGTCTGTTACTGTGTGTAATACCCGATACTCCCCCGTCTGTTACTGTGTGTAATACCCGATACTCCCCTGTCTGTTACTATGTGTAATACCCGATACTCCCCTGTCCGTTACTATGTAATACCCGATACTCCCTCGTCTGTTACTATGTGTAATACCCGATACTCCCCTGTCTGTTACTATGTGTAATACCCGATACTCCCCTGTCTGTTACTATGTGTAATACCCGATACTCCCCTGTCTCTTACTATGTGTAATACCCGATACTCCCCTGTCTGTTACTATGTGTAATACCCGATACTCCCCTGTCTGTTACTATGTGTAATACCCGATACTCCCCTGTCTGTTAGTGTGTGTAATACCCGATACTCCCCTGTCTGTTACTGTGTGTAATACCCGATACTCCCCCGTCTGTTACTGTGTGTAATACCCGATACTCCCCCGTCTGTTACTATATGTAATACCCAATACTCCCCTGTCTGTTACTATGTGTAATACCCGATACTCCCCTGTCTGTTACTGTGTGTAATACCCGATACTCCCCTGTCTGTTACTGTGTGTAATACCCGATACTCCCCTGTCTGTTACTGTGTGTAATACCCGATACTCCCCTGTCTGTTACTATGTGTAATACCCGATACTCCCCCGTCTGTTACTATGTGTAATACCCGATACTCCCCTGTCTGTTACTGTGTGTAATACACGATACTCCCCCGTCTGTTACTATGTAATACCCGATACTCCCCTGTCTGTTACTATGTGTAATACCCGATACTCCCCTGTCTGTTACTGTGTGTAATACCCGATACTCCCCCGTCTGTTACTATGTAATACCCGATACTCCCCTGTCTGTTACTATGTAATACCCGATACTCCCCTGTCTGTTACTGTATGTAATACCCGATACTCCCCTGTCTGTTACTATGTGTAATACCCGATACTCCCCTGTCTGTTACTGTGTGTAATACCCGATACTCCCCCGTCTGTTACTATGTGTAATACCCGATACTC
This genomic interval carries:
- the LOC117332357 gene encoding S-antigen protein-like, giving the protein MGSTGDQEREPMGSAGDQEREPMGSAGDQEREPIGSAGDQEREPMGSVGDQEREPMGSAGDQEREPMGSAGDQEREPIGSAGDQEREPMGSAGDQEREPMGSAGDQEREPMGSAGDQEREPIGSAGDQEREPMGSVGDQEREPMGSAGDQEREPIGSAGDQEREPMGSAGDQEREPMGSAGDQEREPMGSAGDQEREPMGSAGDQEREPMGSAGDQEREPMG